From Daucus carota subsp. sativus chromosome 6, DH1 v3.0, whole genome shotgun sequence:
CTTATTACTACTGATTGCTTATGATATAAGCTCTGGCCCTGTTAGAGACTTGTTAAGTTTTGTTCTAATCACTGTCACCATAACTGCATGAAGCTGAAGCACTGCATGATCTTTAAATGATCCAGCATGATTTCCGCAAGGGACTGCTCTCTCAGCCTCAGGGATCTCCCTCTGGTGGTAGGCTCATAGGGCTTTTGGGAAGTGGTAGAGTTGACGTTCCCTTACGTGCCTCGGGGGACCCTTCTTTATCATAAGACGTGATGAGCTCTGTTGCATCGTAATGGAGAGCTAGGTGAACACCAGGACTCCTTTCAGCGATGAAACTGTTCATCAGAATCGAGTTATTGATATCTTGGACATTGTTATTAATAACTGCTTCTGTCATTTGGTCTTCTTTGCTGTTTCCATCGTCTATTTTGAGCTCCTTTCCTCTTCTTACCAAATCAAAACCTAGTTTCATGGATGCTCCTTTGTTTTTACCAACCAAGGTTACAAGGCTTCCCTTTTCATCTTTAAAATTCTCTGGATTAGCTGTAGCCATCTTATCAACTAGCTTAGAAATGTCACTTCTGATCTCTTCTTGGAAGGAAGCTCGATCTCCACTTGACAATTGCATGGATGCTCCTTTGTTGTTTGTTGGTTTCATGCTTTTAGTTTGTTTTCCAACCAGGTTGCCATGTTTTGAAGTTGTTGCCTCATTCATTGTCTTCTGCTTAGGTTCTTCATGTGCCATTAAAGTTTCGTCTGATCTGATTTTATGCGGAGGCATCTCTTTAACTATTCCGGGAGGTCCTGCATTAGCTGCTAAAGGACCTGATGATTCCGGAGGCTTTGCAGCATTGCTAGTCTGTTGAGCGGTTGCTTCCATCGAGGATTTTGATGTTACACTTGGTGTAATTTCTTTGTTGGACAGATCCTCTGGTAATTGTGGCTTCGAGATATGTACATTTGGGAGACGAGTTTCTGAACTTGCTGTTGGTTGTACATTTGTGGATGTTAATGAGGTTTGAGAGGGTTCTCTCACTTGAGTAGACGACGGCTCAGGGGAGGAGATAGGTGATGAGGGCTGAGGGGAGGACATCGGTGGTGAGTGCTGAGGGGAAGATATAGGTGATGAGGGCCGAGGGGCGGATTTAGGTGATGGGAGCTGGGAATTATCTTGTTCTTGAGAAGTGGCAGTACTGCTCTGAGGTGATGGGAGTTGAGAAGCAGAACTGAAGAGAGGTGTAGTGAATGATGGTGATGGGAGCTGAGAAGTGGCGCTATACTGAGGCGATGACAAGGCCGGTGAAGGGAGCTGAGAATCAATTTGTGTATGCATTTTAGAGGGCCATGTTGGCTGATAAGAATATTGGGATTGAGTCTTGGTTTCTGGTGCTGCAGATATCTTTGGTGGCGCCTGAGGAGATGGTTGTGCCGGGGCTACACTTTGAAGCCTGAAAGGTCTTTGGGCAGGCTCCATGGGCTTGACATTTGGCTCTGTGGTTGAAGGGGCTTCATTGTGGGGAGGGCTAGGAGTTGCGCCTGCAGTAGGAGGGGCTGAAGCAATCATCCAAGGGAGGCGAAATCGGAACATTGGCCTTTGTTCCGCCATTCATAGAATTGGTGCAGAAATAAAAGAAAGGTTTTGATGTTgttgatatacatatacaactGAATCAACTGATACTGGATGAATAAGCAATAGGATTGCTTTTGGTACCTAGCTTCACACTTTTGTATTAGTATATTTCTTTCATTTATTTGCACGCTTGTTGAAACAAGTATTGTGATCCAGACACAGATTCTTTTGTTCTTGCTTCAGGATTAACTTTGTGATCCACACAGCGATCTTTCTTTCAATTGGTCTCTTGATTAAGAACAGAACTAGATTAATGACTACTTCTTCTACTCGAACAATCATGAATTAGTTTCCTGAAAGATCGCTAATTGTTGCTCACCCTACTTGGTGCGAAGGGAAATCTCTTCCAGTAAATAAACTCGTTATTGTACAAATTCCATCAGTAATAGCCATGACAAATTAACATGGACatagttgttttaaattaaaa
This genomic window contains:
- the LOC108192887 gene encoding uncharacterized protein LOC108192887, producing MAEQRPMFRFRLPWMIASAPPTAGATPSPPHNEAPSTTEPNVKPMEPAQRPFRLQSVAPAQPSPQAPPKISAAPETKTQSQYSYQPTWPSKMHTQIDSQLPSPALSSPQYSATSQLPSPSFTTPLFSSASQLPSPQSSTATSQEQDNSQLPSPKSAPRPSSPISSPQHSPPMSSPQPSSPISSPEPSSTQVREPSQTSLTSTNVQPTASSETRLPNVHISKPQLPEDLSNKEITPSVTSKSSMEATAQQTSNAAKPPESSGPLAANAGPPGIVKEMPPHKIRSDETLMAHEEPKQKTMNEATTSKHGNLVGKQTKSMKPTNNKGASMQLSSGDRASFQEEIRSDISKLVDKMATANPENFKDEKGSLVTLVGKNKGASMKLGFDLVRRGKELKIDDGNSKEDQMTEAVINNNVQDINNSILMNSFIAERSPGVHLALHYDATELITSYDKEGSPEARKGTSTLPLPKSPMSLPPEGDP